One genomic segment of Gimesia sp. includes these proteins:
- the trxA gene encoding thioredoxin yields the protein MAENVLEFTDANFQSEVLEASEPVLVDFWAPWCGPCKMMMPTIEEIASDYSGRVRVGKLNTDENPGIASASSISAIPTVKLYKGGQVVETFVGVTPKERFAASLDSQL from the coding sequence ATGGCGGAAAACGTATTGGAATTTACTGATGCCAACTTCCAGTCTGAAGTATTGGAAGCATCTGAGCCTGTATTAGTCGACTTCTGGGCCCCCTGGTGTGGTCCCTGCAAAATGATGATGCCAACCATCGAGGAAATTGCCAGCGACTACTCAGGCCGTGTGCGTGTTGGAAAGCTGAATACCGATGAAAACCCCGGTATTGCTTCCGCAAGCAGCATCAGCGCCATCCCGACCGTAAAACTTTATAAAGGTGGTCAAGTGGTTGAAACGTTTGTGGGTGTGACTCCCAAAGAACGTTTCGCAGCATCACTGGACAGCCAGCTGTAA